Proteins encoded together in one Variovorax paradoxus window:
- a CDS encoding helix-turn-helix domain-containing protein, whose translation MSASPVPSVPERSLAIAQARRELIHGEAGRPRGTPRIEPWIVRSWQRCIDAGRQPQQRVDFEPVARSAIREVAERNRALVAAARPVIERVSRAIADTRYFAVLTDADGIVVDVGPLPDGTDTSTRYARHIARVGVDLSESAVGTSAISTALTEQESVWLHRGEHFFEDTSIYSCAGAPLFGPQGNCIGMLDLTGVQVVERPELRHLAVLSARSIENALVLNEPCELRLHLSWPGCAGSEATEGLLCIDESGNVTGANAAARQMLHQPLARSQHALHCNDLFALPLNMLFDAARRGDAVLEVPLWSGLRVQVEARRGGKRSAGAAPESRPRLRDVETALIRKAVADARGNVAEAARTLGISRATVYRKLWRGRPAGSAD comes from the coding sequence ATGTCCGCTTCCCCCGTTCCGTCCGTTCCCGAGCGCTCCCTCGCCATTGCGCAAGCCCGCCGGGAGCTGATTCACGGGGAGGCCGGCCGACCGAGGGGCACCCCACGCATCGAACCGTGGATCGTGCGCTCCTGGCAGCGCTGCATCGACGCAGGGCGGCAGCCGCAGCAGCGCGTGGACTTCGAACCCGTGGCCCGATCGGCCATCCGCGAGGTTGCCGAGCGCAACAGGGCCCTGGTGGCGGCGGCCCGCCCGGTGATCGAACGGGTGTCCCGCGCCATTGCCGACACACGCTATTTCGCGGTGCTGACCGATGCGGACGGGATCGTGGTCGACGTGGGCCCGCTGCCCGACGGCACCGACACATCCACCCGCTATGCCCGCCACATCGCGCGCGTGGGGGTCGACCTTTCGGAGAGCGCGGTGGGCACCAGCGCCATCAGCACCGCGCTCACCGAGCAGGAATCGGTGTGGCTGCACCGCGGCGAACATTTCTTCGAGGACACCAGCATCTACAGCTGCGCCGGGGCGCCGCTCTTCGGCCCGCAGGGCAATTGCATCGGCATGCTCGACCTGACCGGCGTGCAGGTGGTGGAGCGGCCCGAACTGCGGCACCTGGCCGTGCTTTCCGCGCGCAGCATCGAGAACGCGCTGGTGCTGAACGAACCCTGCGAACTGCGCCTGCATCTTTCGTGGCCGGGCTGCGCAGGCAGCGAGGCCACAGAAGGCTTGCTGTGCATCGACGAAAGCGGCAACGTCACCGGCGCCAATGCCGCGGCGCGGCAGATGCTGCATCAGCCCCTGGCGCGCAGCCAGCATGCGCTGCATTGCAACGACCTGTTCGCCCTGCCCCTGAACATGTTGTTCGACGCTGCCCGGCGCGGCGATGCCGTGCTCGAAGTGCCGCTCTGGTCGGGCCTGCGCGTTCAGGTCGAAGCCCGGCGCGGCGGAAAACGCTCGGCGGGTGCGGCGCCGGAATCCCGGCCCCGGCTGCGCGACGTGGAAACCGCGCTGATCCGCAAGGCCGTGGCCGATGCGCGCGGCAACGTGGCCGAAGCAGCGCGCACCCTCGGCATCAGCCGCGCCACGGTGTACCGCAAGCTGTGGCGCGGGCGGCCCGCCGGGTCTGCCGACTGA
- a CDS encoding FAD binding domain-containing protein yields the protein MYAFTLERPSTVADAAKLVTAGGKPLAGGQTLLASMKLRLSAPERLVDLGGVKELTGIKKDGNAITIGAMSRHLDVANNPDVKAAFPALADLASRIGDRQVRAMGTIGGSVANNDPAACYPSAVLGSGATVVTSKREIAADDFFLGLFTTALEEDELITSIRFPVPKRAVYEKLRQKASHFPLVGVFLAQYDSGVRVAITGAGNGVFRHAGLEDALNKSFTAAAAAAVKIDASDLNGDLHASAAYRANLISVLTQRAVAKALG from the coding sequence ATGTACGCCTTCACACTCGAACGGCCCTCCACCGTGGCCGATGCGGCCAAGCTGGTGACCGCCGGCGGCAAACCACTGGCCGGCGGCCAGACGCTGCTCGCCTCCATGAAGCTCAGGCTTTCGGCGCCCGAGCGGCTGGTGGACCTTGGCGGGGTCAAGGAACTCACCGGCATCAAGAAAGACGGCAACGCAATCACCATCGGCGCCATGTCGCGCCACCTGGACGTGGCCAACAATCCCGACGTGAAAGCCGCGTTCCCTGCACTGGCCGACCTGGCCTCGCGCATCGGCGACCGGCAGGTGCGTGCGATGGGCACCATCGGCGGATCGGTGGCCAACAACGACCCCGCGGCTTGCTACCCCAGTGCGGTGCTCGGCTCCGGCGCAACGGTCGTCACCTCGAAGCGCGAGATCGCGGCGGACGACTTCTTTCTGGGGCTTTTCACCACGGCGCTGGAAGAAGACGAGCTGATCACCTCGATCCGGTTCCCTGTTCCCAAGCGCGCCGTGTACGAAAAGCTGCGCCAGAAGGCGTCGCACTTTCCGCTGGTCGGCGTGTTCCTGGCGCAGTACGACAGCGGCGTGCGGGTTGCCATTACCGGTGCGGGCAACGGCGTGTTCCGCCATGCGGGGCTCGAAGATGCGCTCAACAAGAGCTTTACGGCCGCCGCCGCGGCAGCCGTGAAGATCGATGCCAGCGACCTCAACGGCGACCTGCATGCTTCTGCCGCGTATCGCGCCAACCTGATCAGCGTGCTCACGCAGCGCGCCGTGGCCAAGGCGCTGGGCTGA
- a CDS encoding xanthine dehydrogenase family protein molybdopterin-binding subunit — protein sequence MGASDFSNLPHIGEALRRKEDYRFLTGAGNYTDDITLANQSHAVFVRSPHAHAAIKSVDIAEALKMPGVVGIFSGKDIEGKMGGLPCGWLINNPDGTPMKEPMHPILAINKVRYVGDHVAMVVAETVEQAKNAAEAVVVDYDVLPALVSVADAAKKASGVTLHDEAPDNQCYKWALGDKAAVDAVFANAAHVTKLDLVNNRLVPNPIEPRVAIGSYSRGTDDYTLYVSNQNPHVERLLMTAFVLGLPEHKVRVIAPDVGGGFGSKIFLYAEDVCLTWAAKQLNRNIKWTAERSECFLSDAHGRDHVSHAEMAMDKDGKFLAMRVHTDANLGAYLSTFSTAVPTILYATLLAGQYTTPQIYVEVDAWFTNTAPVDAYRGAGRPEATYLLERLVSRCAWEMNLGQDEIRKRNFITTFPYQTPVALQYDTGDFHACMDKAKVLAEVEGYAQRKSASEAQGKLRGIGYSSYIEACGIAPSNIAGALGARAGLFECGEIRVHPTGSVTVFTGSHSHGQGHETTFAQVVAARLGIPVDNVDVVHGDTGRVPFGMGTYGSRSISVGGAAIMKALDKIETKAKKIAAHLMEASDADIEFANGEFTVKGTDKKIPFGQVALTAYVPHNYPLDKLEPGLNETAFYDPTNFTFPGGTYICEVEVDKQTGEVRVDRFTAVDDFGTIINPMIVEGQVHGGLVQGIGQALLENCVYDNETGQLLTGSFMDYAMPRAGDFPQFKLDTVCTPCTHNPLGTKGCGEAGAIGSPPAVINAVLDALAPLGVKDFDMPASASRVWEAMQKGSGSAAADTQPQEPALSASTQGRPAP from the coding sequence ATGGGTGCTTCCGACTTCTCGAACCTGCCCCACATCGGCGAGGCGCTGCGGCGCAAGGAAGACTACCGCTTCCTGACCGGCGCGGGCAACTACACCGACGACATCACGCTGGCCAACCAGAGCCATGCGGTCTTCGTGCGCTCGCCGCACGCCCACGCCGCCATCAAGTCGGTCGACATTGCCGAGGCGCTCAAGATGCCCGGCGTGGTCGGCATCTTCAGCGGCAAGGACATCGAGGGAAAAATGGGTGGGCTACCCTGCGGCTGGCTCATCAACAACCCCGACGGCACTCCCATGAAGGAGCCGATGCACCCGATCCTCGCGATCAACAAGGTGCGCTATGTGGGCGACCACGTGGCCATGGTGGTGGCCGAGACGGTCGAGCAGGCCAAGAACGCGGCCGAGGCCGTGGTGGTCGACTACGACGTGCTGCCCGCGCTGGTGAGCGTGGCCGATGCGGCCAAGAAGGCCAGCGGCGTTACCTTGCACGACGAAGCGCCCGACAACCAGTGCTACAAGTGGGCGCTGGGCGACAAGGCCGCGGTGGATGCGGTGTTTGCCAATGCCGCGCACGTGACCAAGCTCGACCTGGTCAACAACCGGCTGGTGCCCAACCCGATCGAGCCGCGCGTGGCCATCGGCAGCTACAGCCGCGGCACCGACGACTACACGCTGTATGTATCCAACCAGAACCCGCACGTCGAGCGCCTGCTGATGACTGCCTTTGTGCTCGGCCTGCCCGAGCACAAGGTGCGCGTGATCGCGCCTGACGTGGGCGGCGGCTTCGGCTCCAAGATTTTCCTGTATGCCGAAGACGTGTGCCTGACCTGGGCCGCCAAGCAGCTCAACCGCAACATCAAGTGGACGGCCGAGCGCTCCGAGTGCTTCCTGTCCGATGCGCATGGCCGCGACCATGTGAGCCACGCCGAAATGGCGATGGACAAGGATGGCAAGTTCCTGGCCATGCGCGTGCACACCGACGCCAACCTGGGCGCCTACCTGTCGACTTTCTCGACTGCGGTGCCCACCATCCTCTACGCCACGCTGCTTGCGGGCCAGTACACCACGCCGCAGATCTATGTCGAGGTCGATGCGTGGTTCACCAACACCGCGCCGGTCGATGCCTACCGCGGCGCGGGGCGGCCCGAAGCCACCTACCTGCTGGAGCGGCTGGTGTCGCGCTGCGCCTGGGAAATGAACCTGGGCCAGGACGAAATCCGCAAGCGCAACTTCATCACCACCTTTCCGTACCAGACTCCGGTGGCGCTGCAGTACGACACGGGCGACTTCCACGCGTGCATGGACAAGGCCAAGGTGCTGGCCGAAGTCGAAGGCTATGCGCAGCGCAAATCGGCCAGCGAGGCGCAGGGCAAGCTGCGCGGCATCGGCTACTCGAGCTACATCGAGGCCTGTGGCATCGCACCCTCGAACATTGCGGGTGCGCTCGGCGCGCGGGCCGGCTTGTTCGAATGCGGCGAAATCCGCGTGCACCCGACCGGCAGCGTGACGGTGTTCACCGGCTCGCACAGCCACGGCCAAGGCCACGAGACTACGTTTGCACAGGTGGTTGCGGCGCGGCTGGGCATTCCGGTCGACAACGTCGACGTGGTGCACGGCGACACGGGCCGCGTACCTTTCGGCATGGGCACCTATGGTTCGCGGTCGATCTCGGTCGGCGGCGCCGCCATCATGAAGGCGCTCGACAAGATCGAGACCAAGGCCAAGAAGATTGCCGCCCACCTGATGGAGGCGAGCGACGCCGACATCGAGTTTGCGAACGGCGAGTTCACGGTCAAGGGCACCGACAAGAAGATTCCGTTCGGCCAGGTGGCGCTCACGGCCTACGTGCCGCACAACTACCCACTCGACAAGCTCGAGCCCGGGCTGAACGAAACCGCCTTCTATGACCCGACCAACTTCACGTTCCCGGGCGGCACCTACATCTGCGAGGTCGAGGTCGACAAGCAGACCGGCGAGGTCCGCGTCGACCGCTTCACCGCGGTGGACGACTTCGGCACCATCATCAACCCGATGATCGTCGAAGGGCAGGTGCACGGCGGGCTGGTGCAGGGCATTGGGCAGGCGCTGCTCGAAAACTGCGTGTACGACAACGAGACCGGCCAGCTGCTCACCGGCAGCTTCATGGACTACGCCATGCCCAGGGCCGGCGATTTTCCGCAGTTCAAGCTGGACACCGTGTGCACGCCCTGCACGCACAACCCGCTCGGCACCAAGGGCTGCGGCGAGGCGGGCGCCATCGGCTCGCCGCCGGCAGTGATCAACGCTGTGCTCGACGCGCTGGCGCCGCTCGGCGTAAAAGACTTCGACATGCCTGCCTCGGCCAGCCGTGTCTGGGAGGCAATGCAAAAGGGCAGCGGAAGCGCGGCGGCAGACACGCAGCCGCAGGAGCCCGCCCTTTCCGCAAGTACCCAAGGCCGCCCGGCTCCCTGA
- a CDS encoding nuclear transport factor 2 family protein — MNTAAHNATAIAQHYIAVWNETDAARRAELIEAAWTADASYVDPMAQASGREQISALVGAVHQRYPGFRFSLFGNAEAHGDNLRFSWTLGPSGAEDLIQGTDFAQLDAGKLRSVTGFLDKVPVGA; from the coding sequence ATGAACACCGCCGCACACAACGCCACCGCCATTGCCCAGCACTACATCGCCGTCTGGAACGAGACCGATGCCGCGCGCCGGGCCGAGCTGATCGAAGCCGCCTGGACCGCCGATGCGAGCTATGTCGACCCGATGGCGCAGGCCAGCGGCCGCGAGCAGATCAGCGCGCTGGTCGGCGCCGTGCACCAGCGCTATCCGGGCTTTCGCTTCAGCCTGTTCGGCAATGCCGAGGCGCACGGCGACAACCTGCGCTTTTCCTGGACGCTGGGCCCCAGCGGGGCTGAAGACCTGATCCAGGGCACCGACTTCGCCCAGCTCGACGCCGGCAAGCTCCGCTCGGTGACCGGCTTTCTCGACAAGGTGCCGGTCGGCGCCTGA
- a CDS encoding ABC transporter ATP-binding protein — MASADNTVFALYGVDVRLGRVAALQGATLTIAAGERVALIGANGSGKTTLLRLLHGLVPHAAGSFTSAAPRRHQAMLFQRPHMLRASVVVNVAMALWLRGTRWRDARRAAVPALARVGLEDLADRNARALSGGQQQRVALARAWALHPAVLLLDEPTASLDPTAKREVETLIAEAAVGRTLVFASHNLGQVKRLASRVVYLEHGRVLADLPVHDFFHGPLPEEARLFVKGELA; from the coding sequence ATGGCGAGTGCCGACAACACCGTATTCGCGCTGTACGGCGTCGATGTTCGCCTGGGGCGGGTGGCGGCGCTGCAGGGCGCCACGCTCACCATTGCGGCCGGCGAGCGCGTGGCGCTCATCGGCGCCAACGGCAGCGGCAAGACCACGCTGCTGCGGCTGCTGCACGGCCTGGTGCCGCATGCGGCGGGCAGCTTTACCAGTGCCGCGCCGCGGCGCCACCAGGCCATGTTGTTCCAGCGTCCACACATGCTGCGCGCTTCGGTGGTTGTCAACGTGGCGATGGCGTTGTGGCTGCGCGGCACGCGCTGGCGCGATGCGCGCCGCGCCGCCGTTCCGGCGCTGGCGCGCGTGGGGCTCGAAGACCTGGCCGACCGGAATGCCCGCGCCTTGTCGGGCGGCCAGCAGCAGCGGGTGGCGCTGGCGCGCGCCTGGGCGCTGCATCCGGCGGTGCTGCTGCTCGACGAGCCCACCGCCAGCCTCGACCCCACTGCCAAGCGCGAGGTCGAAACGCTCATTGCCGAAGCCGCAGTCGGCCGCACGCTGGTGTTCGCAAGCCACAACCTCGGTCAGGTGAAGCGCCTGGCCAGCCGTGTGGTCTACCTGGAGCACGGCCGCGTGCTGGCCGATTTGCCTGTGCATGATTTTTTCCATGGGCCCCTGCCTGAAGAGGCCCGCTTGTTCGTCAAAGGAGAGTTGGCATGA
- a CDS encoding vWA domain-containing protein codes for MTGIQQLGDVRSGKLAGNITAFGRALRRAGVRTDAMRISLAAEAATLVGVESRLDLSAAMEAVMVSREQDRMVFRELFDAWFRDPELANKLLAQMLPSAEGRAEPSKRRPRVREALTAPRDPAKPAVAAKPDKEVEFDAAMTSSDRQRLQHADFNALGASEYRLVERLARDISLPIPSLPSRRLRAANDAGSQHARMHWPGVLHEAARTGGEILRLPKLSRREQPLPLLVLVDVSGSMERYARLLLAFLHAATRRAGRRDVFAFGTGLTDLTPAFRLADTDAMLGTASLAIDDFAGGTRLGGSLAELRRAHARRLTGRRTLVLVISDGLDTGEPALLESELLWLKRHSRRLLWLNPLLRFEGYAPLARGAGVLHRHADAMLAVHNLSALEQLAASLAALMRSGR; via the coding sequence ATGACCGGTATCCAGCAACTCGGCGATGTACGCAGCGGCAAGCTGGCCGGCAACATCACGGCGTTTGGCCGCGCGCTGCGCCGTGCCGGTGTACGCACCGATGCGATGCGAATCTCCCTCGCTGCCGAAGCCGCCACGCTGGTGGGCGTCGAAAGCCGGCTCGACCTGAGCGCCGCGATGGAAGCCGTGATGGTGAGCCGCGAGCAAGACCGCATGGTGTTTCGCGAACTGTTCGATGCGTGGTTTCGCGACCCCGAACTGGCCAACAAGCTGCTCGCGCAGATGCTGCCGAGCGCCGAGGGCAGGGCCGAGCCTTCCAAGCGCCGCCCACGCGTTCGCGAGGCGCTGACGGCGCCGCGCGACCCGGCCAAGCCCGCGGTGGCTGCCAAGCCCGACAAGGAGGTCGAGTTCGATGCGGCCATGACATCGAGCGACCGCCAGCGCCTGCAGCACGCGGACTTCAACGCGCTCGGCGCTTCGGAATACCGGCTGGTCGAACGCCTTGCGCGCGATATTTCCTTGCCTATCCCTTCGCTGCCGTCGCGCCGGTTGCGTGCTGCCAACGATGCGGGCTCGCAGCATGCGCGCATGCACTGGCCCGGTGTGTTGCACGAGGCGGCGCGCACGGGCGGCGAAATACTGCGCCTGCCCAAGCTCAGCCGCCGCGAGCAGCCGTTGCCGCTGTTGGTGCTGGTCGATGTGTCGGGCTCGATGGAGCGCTATGCGCGCCTGCTGCTCGCGTTTCTGCATGCAGCCACCCGCCGTGCCGGACGGCGGGATGTGTTCGCATTCGGTACCGGGCTGACGGACCTGACACCGGCCTTCCGGCTGGCCGACACCGACGCCATGCTGGGCACTGCGAGCCTTGCCATCGACGATTTCGCGGGCGGCACGCGGCTGGGCGGTTCGCTGGCCGAACTGCGCCGTGCGCATGCGCGCCGGCTCACCGGGCGCCGTACGCTGGTGCTTGTGATCAGCGACGGGCTCGATACCGGCGAGCCGGCACTGCTGGAAAGCGAGCTGCTCTGGCTCAAGCGCCATTCGCGCCGGCTGCTGTGGCTCAATCCGCTGCTGCGCTTCGAAGGCTACGCCCCTTTGGCGCGTGGGGCCGGCGTGCTGCACCGGCATGCAGACGCGATGCTGGCAGTCCACAATCTCAGTGCTCTTGAACAGTTGGCCGCCAGCCTCGCGGCCTTGATGCGGTCCGGCCGCTAA
- a CDS encoding XdhC family protein — translation MENLDVMVLRTLRDWRQAGKRALLTTVVRTWGSSPRPVGSIMALADDGAVVGSVSGGCIEDDLIARYSHAHANNGHGELVPLGAPPKLVKYGITADEAHRFGLPCGGTLELLLEYDPDATLLAKLVAELEQGKLMQRTVTLATGAVRLNEAKAPDELKVNDAELTNTFGPEYRMLLIGAGQLAEYLATMAKFSGFAVTLCDPRAEYRTAWSLPGVEITTEMPDDAVLAFRPDRRSCVVALTHDPKLDDLALLEALQSEAFYVGAIGSRRNADARRDRMIEHFDQTAESLARLRGPIGIYIGSKTPPEIAVSVMAEILAVKNGVTLPREMEVARAKGLQQLAMS, via the coding sequence ATGGAAAATCTAGACGTCATGGTGCTGCGCACGCTGCGCGACTGGCGCCAGGCCGGCAAGCGTGCATTGCTGACCACGGTGGTGCGCACCTGGGGCTCGTCGCCGCGGCCGGTCGGCTCGATCATGGCCCTGGCGGATGACGGCGCGGTGGTGGGTTCGGTTTCGGGCGGCTGTATCGAGGACGACCTGATCGCCCGCTACAGCCATGCCCATGCGAATAACGGCCACGGCGAACTAGTGCCCCTGGGTGCACCGCCCAAGCTCGTGAAGTACGGCATCACGGCGGACGAGGCGCATCGCTTCGGCTTGCCCTGCGGCGGTACGCTGGAGCTGCTGCTCGAATACGACCCCGACGCCACCTTGCTTGCCAAGCTGGTGGCCGAGCTCGAGCAAGGCAAGCTCATGCAGCGCACGGTCACGCTCGCAACCGGTGCGGTGCGGCTGAATGAAGCCAAGGCGCCGGACGAACTCAAGGTAAACGACGCCGAGCTCACCAACACCTTCGGACCCGAGTACCGCATGCTGCTCATCGGCGCGGGCCAGTTGGCCGAATACCTGGCAACGATGGCCAAGTTCAGCGGCTTTGCCGTGACGCTGTGCGACCCGCGCGCGGAGTACCGCACCGCATGGTCGTTGCCGGGCGTAGAAATTACCACCGAGATGCCCGACGATGCCGTGCTGGCCTTCAGGCCAGACCGGCGCAGTTGCGTGGTTGCGCTTACGCACGACCCGAAGCTCGACGACCTGGCATTGCTCGAAGCCCTGCAGAGCGAGGCCTTCTACGTAGGCGCCATCGGCTCGCGCCGCAATGCCGATGCGCGGCGCGACCGCATGATCGAGCACTTCGACCAGACGGCCGAATCGCTCGCGCGACTGCGCGGCCCCATCGGCATCTACATCGGCAGCAAGACGCCGCCGGAAATCGCCGTGAGCGTGATGGCGGAAATACTCGCGGTGAAGAACGGCGTGACGCTGCCGCGCGAAATGGAAGTGGCGCGTGCCAAGGGCCTGCAGCAGCTTGCGATGAGCTGA
- a CDS encoding (2Fe-2S)-binding protein, which yields MQVAFTVNGRPATVDAPPNTFLVHAIREHLHLTGTHVGCDTAQCGACTIHLNGRAVKSCNILVGQVAGAEITTIEGVAQPDGTMHPMQAAFKECHGLQCGFCTPGMVMSAIDLCTHHPRSSESEIRELLDGNLCRCTGYQNIVKAVQMGGEAMASGTPVKTTATA from the coding sequence ATGCAGGTAGCTTTCACGGTCAACGGCCGACCAGCCACGGTCGACGCTCCCCCCAACACTTTTCTGGTGCACGCAATCCGCGAGCATCTTCATCTCACCGGCACCCATGTGGGCTGCGACACCGCCCAATGCGGCGCATGCACAATTCACCTGAACGGGCGTGCGGTGAAGTCGTGCAACATCCTGGTGGGGCAGGTGGCCGGCGCAGAGATCACCACCATCGAGGGCGTGGCCCAGCCGGACGGCACCATGCACCCGATGCAGGCCGCCTTCAAGGAGTGCCACGGCCTGCAATGCGGCTTCTGCACCCCCGGCATGGTCATGAGCGCCATCGACCTGTGCACGCACCACCCAAGGTCGAGCGAATCGGAGATCCGCGAGCTGCTCGACGGCAACCTGTGCCGCTGCACGGGCTACCAGAACATCGTCAAGGCCGTGCAGATGGGTGGCGAGGCCATGGCCTCGGGCACCCCGGTCAAAACCACGGCCACGGCCTGA
- a CDS encoding substrate-binding domain-containing protein, translated as MNPFFKRRGNAGIRASLAMAVFFVAAGAVQAETITMASTTSTEQSGLFAHLLPAFKKASDIDVKVVAVGTGQAIDMAKRGDADVLFVHDTAAEEKFVAEGFSAKRYPVMYNDFVLVGPKADPAGASGKDMAAALKKIAAANAPFVSRGDKSGTDAAERRLWAQAGVAEAGQPVPNDRKGSGYKECGCGMGPALNIAASSGGYVLADRGTWLSFKNRADLAVLVEGDKRLFNQYGVMVVSPAKFPSLNSKGAQKFVDWVISPAGQQSIAAYKIGGEQLFFPNALAN; from the coding sequence ATGAATCCGTTTTTCAAGCGCCGCGGCAATGCGGGCATCCGGGCCTCGCTGGCGATGGCTGTTTTCTTCGTTGCCGCGGGTGCCGTGCAAGCCGAAACCATCACCATGGCCTCGACCACGTCCACCGAGCAATCGGGCCTGTTCGCCCATCTGCTGCCGGCCTTCAAGAAGGCCAGCGACATCGACGTCAAGGTGGTGGCGGTGGGTACCGGCCAGGCCATCGACATGGCCAAGCGCGGCGATGCCGATGTGCTGTTCGTGCACGACACCGCGGCCGAGGAGAAGTTCGTGGCCGAGGGCTTCAGCGCCAAGCGCTACCCCGTGATGTACAACGACTTCGTGCTCGTGGGCCCGAAGGCCGACCCGGCCGGCGCCAGCGGCAAGGACATGGCCGCCGCGCTGAAGAAGATTGCCGCGGCCAACGCGCCCTTTGTCTCGCGCGGCGACAAGAGCGGCACCGACGCGGCCGAGCGCCGCCTCTGGGCGCAGGCCGGCGTGGCCGAAGCGGGTCAGCCGGTGCCCAACGACCGCAAGGGCTCGGGCTACAAGGAATGCGGCTGCGGCATGGGGCCGGCGCTCAACATCGCGGCGTCGTCGGGCGGTTACGTGCTGGCCGACCGCGGCACCTGGCTCAGCTTCAAGAACCGCGCCGATCTTGCGGTGCTGGTCGAGGGCGACAAGCGGCTCTTCAACCAGTACGGCGTGATGGTCGTGAGCCCGGCCAAATTCCCCTCGCTCAACAGCAAGGGCGCGCAGAAGTTCGTCGATTGGGTGATCTCGCCGGCGGGGCAGCAGAGCATTGCGGCCTACAAGATCGGCGGCGAGCAGCTGTTCTTTCCGAACGCGCTGGCCAACTGA
- a CDS encoding AAA family ATPase, which produces MIFPTIDSLADGLMQAGYFADRRLATAVFLALKLQRPLLLEGEPGVGKTELAKALSTALGRELLRLQCYDGLEQREALYEWNYAAQLLHMRAAEATGAARDVEAEVYQPHYLIRRPLLQALQTPAPGAVLLIDEVDRADEPFEAFLLEYLGEYQVSIPELGTVRAVVPPVTILTSNRTRELNDAVKRRCLYHWLDYPERERELAIVRAQVPEAGEKLSAQVAAFVARLRDAPFVNAFQRAPGIAESVEWARALIALDTVELDPEVVVDTAGILFKQRDDVAALTHELASDLLKPEEPAAP; this is translated from the coding sequence ATGATCTTCCCGACCATCGATTCCCTTGCGGACGGCTTGATGCAGGCCGGCTACTTTGCCGACCGCCGTCTGGCGACAGCCGTGTTTCTTGCGCTCAAGCTGCAGCGCCCGCTGCTGCTCGAGGGTGAGCCCGGCGTCGGCAAGACCGAGCTCGCCAAGGCGCTGTCGACCGCGCTCGGCCGCGAGCTGCTGCGGCTGCAGTGCTACGACGGGTTGGAGCAGCGCGAAGCGCTTTATGAATGGAACTACGCCGCGCAACTGCTGCACATGCGCGCGGCCGAAGCCACCGGCGCCGCGCGCGACGTCGAGGCCGAGGTCTACCAGCCGCACTACCTGATTCGCCGCCCGCTGCTGCAGGCGCTGCAAACGCCGGCGCCCGGCGCCGTGCTGCTGATCGACGAGGTGGACCGCGCCGACGAACCCTTCGAGGCCTTCCTGCTCGAATATCTTGGCGAGTACCAGGTCAGCATTCCCGAACTGGGCACGGTGCGCGCGGTGGTGCCGCCGGTCACCATTCTTACGAGCAACCGCACGCGCGAGCTCAACGATGCGGTCAAGCGGCGCTGCCTTTATCACTGGCTCGACTACCCTGAGCGCGAACGCGAACTGGCCATTGTGCGGGCCCAGGTGCCGGAGGCCGGCGAGAAGCTCTCGGCGCAGGTGGCCGCCTTTGTCGCGCGGTTGCGCGATGCGCCCTTCGTCAACGCGTTCCAGCGTGCGCCCGGTATCGCCGAAAGTGTCGAATGGGCCAGGGCGCTGATTGCGCTCGATACGGTCGAGCTCGACCCAGAGGTGGTGGTCGACACCGCGGGCATTCTCTTCAAGCAACGCGACGACGTGGCCGCACTTACGCACGAGTTGGCGTCCGATCTGCTGAAGCCAGAGGAGCCGGCCGCGCCCTGA
- a CDS encoding CoxG family protein, whose amino-acid sequence MEMLGNRRLGITQQQAWEALNDPETLKKCIPGCDKFELTGDNQYSVALAVKIGPVSAKFNGKVMLSDIVAPDGYKLTFEGQGGVAGFAKGSSSVTLRPLDGAAAEPAPAGCELDYTVQAQVGGKIAQLGQRLIDGAAKSTADDFFKRFEAEMQSRYGPPPAAAVEGAEAPAEKTGVMSGFMKKMGLGKKDDKDASAAPGNES is encoded by the coding sequence ATGGAAATGCTCGGCAACCGCCGCCTCGGCATCACGCAGCAGCAGGCGTGGGAAGCGCTGAACGACCCCGAGACGCTCAAGAAGTGCATTCCCGGCTGCGACAAGTTCGAGCTGACGGGCGACAACCAGTACAGCGTGGCGCTGGCCGTCAAGATCGGCCCTGTGTCCGCCAAGTTCAACGGCAAGGTGATGCTGTCGGACATTGTCGCGCCCGACGGCTACAAGCTCACCTTCGAAGGGCAGGGCGGCGTTGCGGGCTTTGCCAAGGGATCGTCCAGCGTGACGCTCAGGCCGCTGGATGGCGCTGCCGCCGAGCCGGCGCCTGCCGGTTGCGAACTCGACTACACCGTGCAGGCGCAGGTCGGCGGCAAGATCGCCCAACTCGGGCAGCGCCTGATCGACGGCGCCGCCAAGTCGACCGCGGACGACTTTTTCAAGCGCTTCGAAGCCGAGATGCAGAGCCGCTACGGACCGCCTCCAGCCGCGGCCGTTGAAGGGGCCGAAGCGCCCGCGGAAAAGACCGGCGTCATGTCCGGTTTCATGAAGAAGATGGGCCTCGGCAAGAAGGACGACAAGGACGCGTCCGCCGCGCCGGGCAACGAAAGCTGA